In Nasonia vitripennis strain AsymCx chromosome 2, Nvit_psr_1.1, whole genome shotgun sequence, a genomic segment contains:
- the LOC100123780 gene encoding ATP-binding cassette sub-family A member 5 isoform X4, which produces MDIFLDRPNAEGETKILTETDEYRMGSCGVYLSQLRAMLVRNLLLKKREKRKTTAEIFLPLYILGILIVVKVLIPNPNYPAITTQRQEGDIFEFFNGYKNNTIAVVPNTTETVEFLNFTNQLWLSMWDSPNKHQLNFIYFDTTDDLQAAYWREPYSIPLAVIFEDPQPKTSRLEYEIRTNPSYTTPPSPTEMLSSSVTCRKDTSHWMGGVLSIETGGSCPVNNYFLSGFMALQLLLDITKIRLDTENNDITVPDIKLEMFPKEAYTADWMLAFRVVIPLYMVLALSQFITYLLILIVGEKENKIKEGMKIMGLKDSVFWLSWFIIYAAFVLLLSAVAVVLLFTLQMFQHTHFLPIFLLVVLYSFSVIMFAFMITPFFDKSRTAGVLGNFAVTILSLMYFIQVFVDDSSSISFWLVSLLSPTGVALAMDKALVLDLQGEGVNFDNLWSGPGIPFGGSLVMMTLDIFLYGLLAYYLDSVVPSEYGTKRPAWFCFTPGFWCKKNKAPRVSSAERVNSTITTTGASLDGGASVESHARVVVVKKPTIRIAADDCQQAPAVNGESNSFIPGEEANRDVEPVVREMKGREAIRIVDLYKSYSKCRRPEVKAVNGINLTIYEGQITAILGHNGAGKTTLFNILTGLTSPTAGTALIFGYDVRDSNDMHMIRSMTGVCPQHDILFDLLTPREHLEFFAAVRGIPRGTIEHEVKKTLKDIDLLEKADTFAKYLSGGQKRKLSVGIAIIGDPKIIILDEPTAGVDPYSRRQMWSFLQSRRHGKVILLTTHFMDEADILADRKAVISKGKLRCCGSSLFLKNKFGIGYHLTLVLEGNVRENAITRLVSSHVTKAEKARRHGRELSFILPHNSVENFAPLFSAIEQEIKTKALRLGISSYGVSMTTLEEVFLHLEKDEETECTMDNLSKKMVRNRALSRSLSLQSKSTSYQSLQNEGTIVQNDAQKAGTNELPDGTASNDKSPAILGLGLDPIKIRPNVIQTFYAMLKLRVLRLFRSIQLLYFTIVAPLALVVLGLYLNSIKTPNIGMQSLILNNESYGPDTNIMYINSTNRDISPLVNSIGKIINRSEEYDGTFVELLNRAPHMAILNVTDYNYSRVNFTVMYNDTMQHSLPIVLNVFTNALYKLHSTEVTKPINPIQVKSQPFRQTSQPQEFNIGIASSALFIGMDLVLVPITLAVDMVYDREIKAKNQLRVNGLSFTMYFFTYFVVLLGLMMFICLCILGIIFMFQVPSLQQVPALLTLGGLIILYCPSSIFFSTCLAYMFDKMDSAQSFLPNIATFFGLIPFLLVMILDMLGVGGIAAFALHVVFSLCNTMYVPYAALYYIDRVYLMCTMNATCRHLSISDYLTSEIIVMALGVMLHCPLWFFVLLLLDTKKSGGNVKDFFKYYVRNGGSIGEEIMENNDVGDHEDEDVKNERQKVFNLMSSTSVQEPPVVLVQNLRKEYRQQEATSCSCCSKREEEQPPPSKKIAVRNLSLAVEPAEVLGLLGHNGAGKTTTMKIIIAEEAASRGRVQIGGHNINSHMSEAFRQMGYCPQHDAQWKNITVREHLECYAAIRGVPWGDISRIVDLYLSGLQIHEHADKQTQECSGGTRRKLSFAMAMIGGPKVVLMDEPSTGMDPRSKRFLWDTILASFQGGRGAILTTHSMEEADALCSRVGIMVKGELRCIGSTQHLKNLYGAGYTLEMKLLGGDCTPTTPSGNRVSCLKEFVTGMFADATLEESFADRLVFAVPQHSVHSLAECFTQLEKAKMELDIEEYSFSQTTLEQVFLKFSHYDAPDAND; this is translated from the exons ATATGAGATACGGACGAATCCCTCGTACACGACGCCGCCGTCACCGACCGAAATGCTCTCATCTTCGGTGACCTGTCGGAAGGACACCAGTCACTGGATGGGTGGTGTCCTGTCCATAGAAACCGGTGGCTCGTGTCCcgtcaataattattttttatccgGCTTCATGGCCTTGCAGCTGCTGTTGGATATTACGAAAATCAGG TTGGATACCGAGAATAACGATATCACGGTGCCGGACATCAAGCTGGAGATGTTTCCAAAGGAAGCGTACACGGCTGATTGGATGCTCGCCTTCAGAGTTGTGATTCCTCTATACATGGTGCTAGCCCTCTCTCAGTTCATAACATATCTGTTAATTTTGATCGTCGGCGAGAAGGAGAACAAAATCAAGGAGGGCATGAAGATAATGGGTCTAAAGGATTCCGTATTTTG GTTATCGTGGTTCATCATTTACGCAGCCTTCGTCCTACTACTGTCGGCCGTCGCGGTCGTTCTCCTCTTTACTTTACAGATGTTCCAGCACACGCATTTCCTGCCGATATTTTTGCTAGTCGTGCTCTACAGCTTCTCCGTCATTATGTTCGCCTTCATGATAACGCCGTTCTTCGATAAATCACGC ACCGCTGGTGTCCTGGGTAACTTCGCGGTGACGATTCTGAGCCTAATGTACTTCATCCAGGTGTTCGTTGACGACTCGAGCTCGATATCGTTTTGGCTCGTGTCACTGTTGAGCCCCACGGGAGTAGCCTTGGCAATGGACAAG GCTCTCGTGTTGGACCTGCAAGGCGAGGGTGTGAACTTCGACAATCTCTGGTCCGGTCCTGGAATCCCCTTCGGCGGAAGTCTCGTGATGATGACCCTGGACATATTTCTCTACGGACTTTTAGCCTACTATCTCGATTCCGTCGTTCCGA GCGAATACGGAACAAAGCGACCAGCCTGGTTTTGCTTCACGCCAGGCTTCTGGTGCAAGAAGAACAAGGCGCCGAGAGTAAGTTCAGCCGAGCGCGTAAATAGCACAATCACCACAACCGGCGCGTCCCTCGATGGCGGCGCGTCGGTCGAGTCGCATGCACGAGTCGTTGTTGTTAAAAAGCCCACGATACGAATCGCTGCCGATGATTGCCAGCAGGCGCCGGCGGTGAACGGCGAGTCCAACAGCTTCATCCCGGGCGAGGAGGCGAACCGCGACGTCGAGCCCGTCGTCCGGGAGATGAAGGGTCGCGAGGCGATACGCATCGTCGATCTTTACAAGTCCTACAGCAAGTGCCGGAGACCCGAGGTCAAGGCCGTCAACGGCATCAACCTCACTATTTACGAGGGCCAGATAACCGCGATACTCGGTCACAACGGGGCCGGCAAGACGACCCTCTTCAATATTCTCACGGGACTGACCTCACCCACCGCGGGCACAGCCCTGATATTCGGCTACGACGTCAGGGACTCCAACGACATGCACATGATACGCAGCATGACCGGCGTCTGCCCGCAGCACGACATCCTCTTCGATCTGCTCACGCCGAGGGAGCACCTTGAGTTCTTCGCCGCCGTCCGCGGCATCCCCCGGGGCACTATAGAGCACGAG GTCAAAAAGACCCTGAAGGACATAGACCTGCTGGAGAAGGCGGACACGTTCGCCAAGTACCTGAGCGGCGGCCAAAAGCGCAAGCTGTCGGTGGGCATAGCCATAATCGGCGATCCGAAGATCATCATCCTCGACGAGCCGACCGCTGGGGTCGATCCCTACTCTCGCCGACAGATGTGGTCGTTCCTGCAGTCGCGGCGCCACGGCAAAGTCATACTGCTGACGACGCACTTCATGGACGAGGCGGACATACTCGCCGACAGGAAGGCTGTGATTAGCAAGGGGAAGCTTCGCTGCTGCGGCAGCTCCTTGTTTCTCAAGAACAAGTTTGGAATTGGATACCACCTCAC GCTCGTGCTGGAGGGCAACGTCCGGGAGAACGCGATAACGCGACTGGTCTCCTCGCACGTGACCAAGGCCGAGAAAGCTCGCCGACACGGTCGCGAGCTGAGCTTCATCCTGCCGCACAACTCGGTGGAGAACTTTGCGCCACTCTTCTCCGCCATCGAGCAGGAGATCAAGACCAAGGCCCTCCGACTGGGCATCAGCAGCTACGGCGTGTCCATGACGACGCTCGAGGAGGTCTTCCTGCACCTGGAGAAGGACGAGGAGACCGAGTGCACGATGGACAACTTGTCGAAGAAGATGGTGAGGAACCGGGCGCTGAGCAGGTCCCTGTCGCTGCAGTCCAAGAGCACGTCGTATCAGAGTCTCCAGAACGAGGGCACGATCGTCCAGAACGACGCTCAGAAGG CCGGTACGAACGAGCTACCAGACGGGACAGCGAGCAACGACAAGAGCCCGGCGATACTGGGCCTCGGACTGGACCCCATCAAGATACGACCCAATGTCATACAGACGTTCTACGCTATGCTTAAACTCCGAGTGCTCCGGCTCTTCAGAAGCATCCAGCTGTTGTACTTCACGATCGTCGCACCCCTGGCCCTCGTCGTGCTCGGCCTCTATCTCAACAGCATAAAGACCCCCAACATAGGGATGCAGAGCCTCATTCTGAACAATG AGAGCTACGGTCCCGACACGAACATCATGTACATCAACAGCACGAACCGCGACATCTCGCCGCTGGTCAACAGCATCGGTAAGATAATCAACCGGTCGGAGGAGTACGACGGGACCTTTGTCGAGCTGCTCAATCGGGCGCCGCACATGGCCATCTTGAACGTCACCGACTATAACTACTCAAGGGTGAACTTCACGGTTATGTACAACGACACGATGCAACATTCATTGCCGATCGTTTTGAATGTCTTTACCAACGCGCTCTACAA gCTACACAGTACAGAAGTGACGAAGCCGATAAACCCGATACAAGTGAAGAGTCAGCCGTTCAGGCAGACATCCCAGCCTCAAGAGTTCAACATCGGTATAGCCAGTTCAGCGCTGTTTATCGGCATGGACCTCGTCTTAGTGCCCATAACTCTGGCCGTCGACATGGTTTACGATCGCGAA ATCAAAGCCAAGAACCAGCTGAGGGTGAACGGCCTCTCGTTCACGATGTACTTCTTCACCTACTTCGTGGTGCTGCTCGGTCTGATGATGTTCATCTGCCTCTGCATCCTCGGCATCATCTTCATGTTCCAAGTGCCATCGTTGCAGCAGGTGCCAGCTCTGCTGACCCTGGGCGGCCTCATCATCCTCTACTGCCCCTCGTCCATATTCTTCTCGACCTGTCTCGCCTACATGTTCGACAAGATGGACTCGGCCCAGAGTTTCCTGCCCAATATCGCCACGTTCTTCGGACTGATACCGTTTCTGCTGGTCATGATCCTGGACATGCTGGGTGTCGGTGGTATCGCCGCGTTCGCCTTGCACGTGGTATTCTCGCTGTGCAACACGATGTACGTGCCGTACGCCGCGCTGTACTACATCGACCGAGTCTATCTCATGTGTACCATGAACGCGACCTGTCGCCACCTGAGCATATCGGATTACCTCACGAGCGAGATCATCGTCATGGCGCTCGGAGTGATGCTGCACTGCCCGCTTTGGTTCTTCGTGCTTCTGCTGCTCGACACCAAGAAGAGCGGAGGGAACGTCAAGGACTTCTTCAAGTACTACGTG CGCAACGGTGGCTCGATCGGCGAGGAAATTATGGAGAACAACGACGTTGGCGACCACGAGGACGAAGACGTGAAGAACGAGAGACAGAAGGTCTTCAACCTGATGAGCTCGACGTCGGTGCAGGAGCCCCCAGTGGTGCTCGTCCAGAACCTCCGCAAAGAGTACCGGCAGCAAGAAGCCACGTCGTGCAGTTGCTGCTCGAAGCGCGAGGAGGAGCAGCCTCCGCCCTCCAAGAAGATAGCCGTGCGAAATCTCTCGTTGGCCGTCGAACCGGCCGAAGTGCTTGGACTCCTGGGTCACAACGGCGCCGGCAAGACCACCACCATGAAGATCATCATCGCGGAGGAGGCAGCCAGTCGCGGCCGAGTCCAGATCGGTGGTCACAACATCAACTCCCACATGTCCGAGGCGTTCAGGCAGATGGGATACTGTCCCCAACACGACGCACAGTGGAAGAACATCACCGTGAGGGAGCACCTCGAATGCTACGCGGCCATTCGCGGCGTTCCCTGGGGCGACATCAGCAG AATCGTCGATCTGTACCTGTCAGGTCTGCAAATCCACGAACACGCCGACAAGCAGACGCAGGAGTGCTCGGGAGGAACGAGACGGAAGCTCAGCTTTGCCATGGCCATGATCGGAGGACCCAAGGTCGTGCTCATGGACGAGCCCAGCACGGGAATGGACCCACGTTCCAAGCGATTCCTCTGGGATACCATCCTCGCCAGTTTTCAG GGCGGCAGAGGCGCGATCCTCACGACGCATTCGATGGAGGAGGCGGACGCCCTGTGCTCGCGCGTCGGCATAATGGTGAAAGGCGAGCTGCGCTGCATCGGCTCCACGCAGCACCTGAAAAATCTGTACGGCGCGGGCTACACGCTGGAGATGAAGCTGCTGGGAGGTGACTGCACCCCGACGACTCCCTCGGGCAACCGAGTCAGCTGTCTCAAGGAATTCGTCACGGGCATGTTCGCCGACGCCACTCTCGAGGAGAGCTTCGCAGACAGGCTCGTCTTCGCTGTGCCCCAGCACTCGGTGCATTCGCTGGCCGAATGCTTCACTCAGCTTGAGAAAG CCAAGATGGAATTGGATATCGAAGAGTACAGCTTCAGTCAGACGACGCTCGAGCAGGTGTTCCTCAAGTTCTCCCACTACGACGCGCCAGACGCCAATGACTGA
- the LOC100123780 gene encoding ATP-binding cassette sub-family A member 5 isoform X5 has protein sequence MDIFLDRPNAEGETKILTETDEYRMGSCGVYLSQLRAMLVRNLLLKKREKRKTTAEIFLPLYILGILIVVKVLIPNPNYPAITTQRQEGDIFEFFNGYKNNTIAVVPNTTETVEFLNFTNQLWLSMWDSPNKHQLNFIYFDTTDDLQAAYWREPYSIPLAVIFEDPQPKTSRLEYEIRTNPSYTTPPSPTEMLSSSVTCRKDTSHWMGGVLSIETGGSCPVNNYFLSGFMALQLLLDITKIRLDTENNDITVPDIKLEMFPKEAYTADWMLAFRVVIPLYMVLALSQFITYLLILIVGEKENKIKEGMKIMGLKDSVFWLSWFIIYAAFVLLLSAVAVVLLFTLQMFQHTHFLPIFLLVVLYSFSVIMFAFMITPFFDKSRTAGVLGNFAVTILSLMYFIQVFVDDSSSISFWLVSLLSPTGVALAMDKALVLDLQGEGVNFDNLWSGPGIPFGGSLVMMTLDIFLYGLLAYYLDSVVPSEYGTKRPAWFCFTPGFWCKKNKAPRQAPAVNGESNSFIPGEEANRDVEPVVREMKGREAIRIVDLYKSYSKCRRPEVKAVNGINLTIYEGQITAILGHNGAGKTTLFNILTGLTSPTAGTALIFGYDVRDSNDMHMIRSMTGVCPQHDILFDLLTPREHLEFFAAVRGIPRGTIEHEVKKTLKDIDLLEKADTFAKYLSGGQKRKLSVGIAIIGDPKIIILDEPTAGVDPYSRRQMWSFLQSRRHGKVILLTTHFMDEADILADRKAVISKGKLRCCGSSLFLKNKFGIGYHLTLVLEGNVRENAITRLVSSHVTKAEKARRHGRELSFILPHNSVENFAPLFSAIEQEIKTKALRLGISSYGVSMTTLEEVFLHLEKDEETECTMDNLSKKMVRNRALSRSLSLQSKSTSYQSLQNEGTIVQNDAQKGEYSEGQKTLSRMRLEFGSIFAPKDLKAGTNELPDGTASNDKSPAILGLGLDPIKIRPNVIQTFYAMLKLRVLRLFRSIQLLYFTIVAPLALVVLGLYLNSIKTPNIGMQSLILNNESYGPDTNIMYINSTNRDISPLVNSIGKIINRSEEYDGTFVELLNRAPHMAILNVTDYNYSRVNFTVMYNDTMQHSLPIVLNVFTNALYKLHSTEVTKPINPIQVKSQPFRQTSQPQEFNIGIASSALFIGMDLVLVPITLAVDMVYDREIKAKNQLRVNGLSFTMYFFTYFVVLLGLMMFICLCILGIIFMFQVPSLQQVPALLTLGGLIILYCPSSIFFSTCLAYMFDKMDSAQSFLPNIATFFGLIPFLLVMILDMLGVGGIAAFALHVVFSLCNTMYVPYAALYYIDRVYLMCTMNATCRHLSISDYLTSEIIVMALGVMLHCPLWFFVLLLLDTKKSGGNVKDFFKYYVRNGGSIGEEIMENNDVGDHEDEDVKNERQKVFNLMSSTSVQEPPVVLVQNLRKEYRQQEATSCSCCSKREEEQPPPSKKIAVRNLSLAVEPAEVLGLLGHNGAGKTTTMKIIIAEEAASRGRVQIGGHNINSHMSEAFRQMGYCPQHDAQWKNITVREHLECYAAIRGVPWGDISRIVDLYLSGLQIHEHADKQTQECSGGTRRKLSFAMAMIGGPKVVLMDEPSTGMDPRSKRFLWDTILASFQGGRGAILTTHSMEEADALCSRVGIMVKGELRCIGSTQHLKNLYGAGYTLEMKLLGGDCTPTTPSGNRVSCLKEFVTGMFADATLEESFADRLVFAVPQHSVHSLAECFTQLEKAKMELDIEEYSFSQTTLEQVFLKFSHYDAPDAND, from the exons ATATGAGATACGGACGAATCCCTCGTACACGACGCCGCCGTCACCGACCGAAATGCTCTCATCTTCGGTGACCTGTCGGAAGGACACCAGTCACTGGATGGGTGGTGTCCTGTCCATAGAAACCGGTGGCTCGTGTCCcgtcaataattattttttatccgGCTTCATGGCCTTGCAGCTGCTGTTGGATATTACGAAAATCAGG TTGGATACCGAGAATAACGATATCACGGTGCCGGACATCAAGCTGGAGATGTTTCCAAAGGAAGCGTACACGGCTGATTGGATGCTCGCCTTCAGAGTTGTGATTCCTCTATACATGGTGCTAGCCCTCTCTCAGTTCATAACATATCTGTTAATTTTGATCGTCGGCGAGAAGGAGAACAAAATCAAGGAGGGCATGAAGATAATGGGTCTAAAGGATTCCGTATTTTG GTTATCGTGGTTCATCATTTACGCAGCCTTCGTCCTACTACTGTCGGCCGTCGCGGTCGTTCTCCTCTTTACTTTACAGATGTTCCAGCACACGCATTTCCTGCCGATATTTTTGCTAGTCGTGCTCTACAGCTTCTCCGTCATTATGTTCGCCTTCATGATAACGCCGTTCTTCGATAAATCACGC ACCGCTGGTGTCCTGGGTAACTTCGCGGTGACGATTCTGAGCCTAATGTACTTCATCCAGGTGTTCGTTGACGACTCGAGCTCGATATCGTTTTGGCTCGTGTCACTGTTGAGCCCCACGGGAGTAGCCTTGGCAATGGACAAG GCTCTCGTGTTGGACCTGCAAGGCGAGGGTGTGAACTTCGACAATCTCTGGTCCGGTCCTGGAATCCCCTTCGGCGGAAGTCTCGTGATGATGACCCTGGACATATTTCTCTACGGACTTTTAGCCTACTATCTCGATTCCGTCGTTCCGA GCGAATACGGAACAAAGCGACCAGCCTGGTTTTGCTTCACGCCAGGCTTCTGGTGCAAGAAGAACAAGGCGCCGAGA CAGGCGCCGGCGGTGAACGGCGAGTCCAACAGCTTCATCCCGGGCGAGGAGGCGAACCGCGACGTCGAGCCCGTCGTCCGGGAGATGAAGGGTCGCGAGGCGATACGCATCGTCGATCTTTACAAGTCCTACAGCAAGTGCCGGAGACCCGAGGTCAAGGCCGTCAACGGCATCAACCTCACTATTTACGAGGGCCAGATAACCGCGATACTCGGTCACAACGGGGCCGGCAAGACGACCCTCTTCAATATTCTCACGGGACTGACCTCACCCACCGCGGGCACAGCCCTGATATTCGGCTACGACGTCAGGGACTCCAACGACATGCACATGATACGCAGCATGACCGGCGTCTGCCCGCAGCACGACATCCTCTTCGATCTGCTCACGCCGAGGGAGCACCTTGAGTTCTTCGCCGCCGTCCGCGGCATCCCCCGGGGCACTATAGAGCACGAG GTCAAAAAGACCCTGAAGGACATAGACCTGCTGGAGAAGGCGGACACGTTCGCCAAGTACCTGAGCGGCGGCCAAAAGCGCAAGCTGTCGGTGGGCATAGCCATAATCGGCGATCCGAAGATCATCATCCTCGACGAGCCGACCGCTGGGGTCGATCCCTACTCTCGCCGACAGATGTGGTCGTTCCTGCAGTCGCGGCGCCACGGCAAAGTCATACTGCTGACGACGCACTTCATGGACGAGGCGGACATACTCGCCGACAGGAAGGCTGTGATTAGCAAGGGGAAGCTTCGCTGCTGCGGCAGCTCCTTGTTTCTCAAGAACAAGTTTGGAATTGGATACCACCTCAC GCTCGTGCTGGAGGGCAACGTCCGGGAGAACGCGATAACGCGACTGGTCTCCTCGCACGTGACCAAGGCCGAGAAAGCTCGCCGACACGGTCGCGAGCTGAGCTTCATCCTGCCGCACAACTCGGTGGAGAACTTTGCGCCACTCTTCTCCGCCATCGAGCAGGAGATCAAGACCAAGGCCCTCCGACTGGGCATCAGCAGCTACGGCGTGTCCATGACGACGCTCGAGGAGGTCTTCCTGCACCTGGAGAAGGACGAGGAGACCGAGTGCACGATGGACAACTTGTCGAAGAAGATGGTGAGGAACCGGGCGCTGAGCAGGTCCCTGTCGCTGCAGTCCAAGAGCACGTCGTATCAGAGTCTCCAGAACGAGGGCACGATCGTCCAGAACGACGCTCAGAAGGGTGAGT ATTCAGAAGGACAAAAAACTTTATCAAGAATGAGGCTAGAGTTTGGTAGCATTTTCGCTCCGAAAGATTTAAAAG CCGGTACGAACGAGCTACCAGACGGGACAGCGAGCAACGACAAGAGCCCGGCGATACTGGGCCTCGGACTGGACCCCATCAAGATACGACCCAATGTCATACAGACGTTCTACGCTATGCTTAAACTCCGAGTGCTCCGGCTCTTCAGAAGCATCCAGCTGTTGTACTTCACGATCGTCGCACCCCTGGCCCTCGTCGTGCTCGGCCTCTATCTCAACAGCATAAAGACCCCCAACATAGGGATGCAGAGCCTCATTCTGAACAATG AGAGCTACGGTCCCGACACGAACATCATGTACATCAACAGCACGAACCGCGACATCTCGCCGCTGGTCAACAGCATCGGTAAGATAATCAACCGGTCGGAGGAGTACGACGGGACCTTTGTCGAGCTGCTCAATCGGGCGCCGCACATGGCCATCTTGAACGTCACCGACTATAACTACTCAAGGGTGAACTTCACGGTTATGTACAACGACACGATGCAACATTCATTGCCGATCGTTTTGAATGTCTTTACCAACGCGCTCTACAA gCTACACAGTACAGAAGTGACGAAGCCGATAAACCCGATACAAGTGAAGAGTCAGCCGTTCAGGCAGACATCCCAGCCTCAAGAGTTCAACATCGGTATAGCCAGTTCAGCGCTGTTTATCGGCATGGACCTCGTCTTAGTGCCCATAACTCTGGCCGTCGACATGGTTTACGATCGCGAA ATCAAAGCCAAGAACCAGCTGAGGGTGAACGGCCTCTCGTTCACGATGTACTTCTTCACCTACTTCGTGGTGCTGCTCGGTCTGATGATGTTCATCTGCCTCTGCATCCTCGGCATCATCTTCATGTTCCAAGTGCCATCGTTGCAGCAGGTGCCAGCTCTGCTGACCCTGGGCGGCCTCATCATCCTCTACTGCCCCTCGTCCATATTCTTCTCGACCTGTCTCGCCTACATGTTCGACAAGATGGACTCGGCCCAGAGTTTCCTGCCCAATATCGCCACGTTCTTCGGACTGATACCGTTTCTGCTGGTCATGATCCTGGACATGCTGGGTGTCGGTGGTATCGCCGCGTTCGCCTTGCACGTGGTATTCTCGCTGTGCAACACGATGTACGTGCCGTACGCCGCGCTGTACTACATCGACCGAGTCTATCTCATGTGTACCATGAACGCGACCTGTCGCCACCTGAGCATATCGGATTACCTCACGAGCGAGATCATCGTCATGGCGCTCGGAGTGATGCTGCACTGCCCGCTTTGGTTCTTCGTGCTTCTGCTGCTCGACACCAAGAAGAGCGGAGGGAACGTCAAGGACTTCTTCAAGTACTACGTG CGCAACGGTGGCTCGATCGGCGAGGAAATTATGGAGAACAACGACGTTGGCGACCACGAGGACGAAGACGTGAAGAACGAGAGACAGAAGGTCTTCAACCTGATGAGCTCGACGTCGGTGCAGGAGCCCCCAGTGGTGCTCGTCCAGAACCTCCGCAAAGAGTACCGGCAGCAAGAAGCCACGTCGTGCAGTTGCTGCTCGAAGCGCGAGGAGGAGCAGCCTCCGCCCTCCAAGAAGATAGCCGTGCGAAATCTCTCGTTGGCCGTCGAACCGGCCGAAGTGCTTGGACTCCTGGGTCACAACGGCGCCGGCAAGACCACCACCATGAAGATCATCATCGCGGAGGAGGCAGCCAGTCGCGGCCGAGTCCAGATCGGTGGTCACAACATCAACTCCCACATGTCCGAGGCGTTCAGGCAGATGGGATACTGTCCCCAACACGACGCACAGTGGAAGAACATCACCGTGAGGGAGCACCTCGAATGCTACGCGGCCATTCGCGGCGTTCCCTGGGGCGACATCAGCAG AATCGTCGATCTGTACCTGTCAGGTCTGCAAATCCACGAACACGCCGACAAGCAGACGCAGGAGTGCTCGGGAGGAACGAGACGGAAGCTCAGCTTTGCCATGGCCATGATCGGAGGACCCAAGGTCGTGCTCATGGACGAGCCCAGCACGGGAATGGACCCACGTTCCAAGCGATTCCTCTGGGATACCATCCTCGCCAGTTTTCAG GGCGGCAGAGGCGCGATCCTCACGACGCATTCGATGGAGGAGGCGGACGCCCTGTGCTCGCGCGTCGGCATAATGGTGAAAGGCGAGCTGCGCTGCATCGGCTCCACGCAGCACCTGAAAAATCTGTACGGCGCGGGCTACACGCTGGAGATGAAGCTGCTGGGAGGTGACTGCACCCCGACGACTCCCTCGGGCAACCGAGTCAGCTGTCTCAAGGAATTCGTCACGGGCATGTTCGCCGACGCCACTCTCGAGGAGAGCTTCGCAGACAGGCTCGTCTTCGCTGTGCCCCAGCACTCGGTGCATTCGCTGGCCGAATGCTTCACTCAGCTTGAGAAAG CCAAGATGGAATTGGATATCGAAGAGTACAGCTTCAGTCAGACGACGCTCGAGCAGGTGTTCCTCAAGTTCTCCCACTACGACGCGCCAGACGCCAATGACTGA